The genomic stretch tctacaattactgactgtagtttatttgtttctctacatacttatttaacctgctttcaccctgttcttcaatggtcaggacccccacactaccaccacagagcaggtattatttaggtggtggatcattcacagtGGTCTAATGCTATACCCACCTCGCCAAGGCTTGAGTGTCAAATCTGGTGCTCAACAGACACGTTTGATGGCCTAATAAATGAGAGGGCAAATGGAGAGTCACCTTCTGTTGTGCGTCTGAGGCACTGGTgcaagtggtggaggaatacagaagGTGTAGCGTGGTCCTCCACACACGTCCTGAGGCTCACAGTTATTCTGAAAATACTTAATATAACAAGCTGATGAGAATTTGATGATAAAATGATGGTCTGTGATCCTGAAAGGACAAAGTCTAAGAACCTAGAGGTGCATTGTGGACGAGGattgtactttttatttttaaaattctccagaTGACAAACATGATAATGATTCACAATGTTTTCCTGTTCGATCAAATCTGCCAGTAAACTTTCATTATTGCTTCAGTGTTGCCTGCTGGGAAATTACCTTCACTCAGATCCACCACCCTGTAATCACACTCAGGGGTGCGGGGAACAGGGGAACAGGATTTGGGCATGTTAGGATTCACTTACAGAAAGGCATTCCAGAAATTTCACAATCCGCTCACCCTCCCCGCCCCCGTTAGGCCCCCCGGGTGCCTCGGTGCTCTTTAACCCTTTTTCCATGTTCGTCTGCAAGTTCCAGCTTATCAGACGTGGATAAGAAAAGTCGCTCTGACTTTGGACGTTGTTCTGTTGCTAAAAGTGCAGCGAAACCCTTAAAGCTGGGTCCAAAAGTCTCAGTGCATTAATAATCAACAACAGAAAGATAAATCGTTTCTAATGCATCAATCTTACTTTAATTTGGTGGATGAACTTGGTGTACAGGGGTGGGGTGgaatttattgtgtgtgtgtgtgtgtgtgtgtgtgaccccaCTGTGTGGAATGTGTTCATTAGATTGGTCacagtgggttttttttgtctagtcatcatttttaataaacattcaacCCTGGACAGATAACCAAATCATCACAGAGAACATTTAATCACAGATTCACATTCACTTAGGAGCAATTTGGAGCAGCCAACCCACCTTTTGCATGCTTTTGTAAAGATACCAGAGTACCACAAATGAaccaaagtaaaaaataaagcttgtGAGACAGTGGGCAAACCCAGGTCTGTGAAGCTGCAACACTGTTCCATCTATCAACAGACTTGTATTACAGTTtggattaatgaatgaataaatatataaatgcatcTAAGCTCCTACAATGCATCCACGCATATCAACCTACCAGTATGGAGTCTGTAGATGCGCTAGTTCCTGTGTTGGACTCACCCAACCCCCTCGGTAGAGCTTCTGCATGACTTTCGTAGTCATGAGAGGGGGTTCTGTCTGGTCACCGGTGAAGGGCCCCACAGATTGGTGATACTGGGGGAATATTGTTTGACAGAACACACACAGCTTTGTTCCCAATGTAAGCCAGCAGACACCAAAGTGCAAAAACTTTTTTCAGTGaatgatttgcttattttaaagACCTTCTAATGCTTCAATCCAGCCCTCGCATTGAGAACTCTCTCATTCTGGTCCAGGATGGTTTTAAATGGGACATTAAAGCTTCTTTTGGATTAAAATCACTCAGTTCTTCAAGACGGTGGCAATCTACACCTCAGCCTACTCTTCAGAACTTCCTATAAAGCTGAAATCCAAATAATTTCAGCATTATGTGCTAGAGCATTATTATCTGTCATtcagctgctgttgggcccttaaacgaGGCCCTTGAGGAcagcggtagctcagcagttcaggtactggactagtaatcatgaggttgctggttcaagccccaccatccctccccctgagcaaagcccttaacccacaattgcttgaactgtattcagtgataattaaTAAGTAGTTTGGGATATACGTCTATACGTACGTATATATCACAACTGAAGGCTAATTTTGCAAATAGGGACAGTTGTTAAAGTTCCAAAGAAGCTTAAtaactgtaaaaaaagaaaCCCTTGTAATGTTTATCTATTAAAACCTTAATGAAGAAAATAGTATagtaacatactgtatataatactgGAGATAGCAGTTCATACCCCTGATGttaaaacaacaaacacacaagttCATCATTCCAACACACACCAGGTTATCAAAACAGGATGTGTCTCGCTTCAGCAGCTTCAGTGTTTGTAAAAGCAGATGTgtacaaacacaaataaaacagaaagaacAAACCAGAATAGACATaagaaatacactatatgaacaaaagtattgggacaccacttctaattattaaatgcaTGTGTTTCGGCCACAGTCGTTGCTAACTGGAGTAAAAAATggtttatataaaggaaatatgtgttttatatttatatatgcttCCAGCTTGGCAGCTACAGTGTAGGGAAGGCCCTtacctgttctagcatgactgcgctctacatttacatttttggcatttagcagacgcctttatccaaagcgacttacagtactgtgacggtatatactctgagcaattgagtgttaagggccttgctcaaggggcccaaaaccagtggtggggcttgaaccagcaaccttttgattactagtccagaactcTATGCTATGCTACAACTACGcgctataaagacatgaagaaaagctcagtttaaaaatcaagaagctccagtgtcctgcacagagaccctgacctcagccctactcaacagctctgagatgaaccggaacaccgactgaatGATCAGTACCCAGCCATAAAAATGcagtcatcttttgactaaactggcacaaattcccatacacagacataccaCAGTATTGTAAAAAACCTTTTGGGAGGAGATGCTGCTGTTTTAGTACTGTATtttaatagggcagttgtagcctatcggttaaggtactggactagtaagcagaaggttgctggttcaaaccccaccactgccaggttgccactgtttaaCCACCATtttcttagactgtaagtcgctttggataaaagcatctgcatcTGAAATGGAATGTCTgccaagctcatgctcaggtgtccaaatacttttgacaatatcGTATGTTTAACATCTTTGTTATTAATCTTAAGAATTTCCTGATAGCGAATGGAATTAACTGACAGAACGGTTTTACTGGTGAGGTTTAATTTACAGGGCTGCGTTCCATCAGCTAAACTCTCTCAGCAATTTAATTAGTGAACTGGCTAATTTAGGAACAAGCGGTTGATATTTGTAGTTAATtcctttatttacttttgtgtGTTGTGTCCCTGTTTtaagatcattaaacaaaaatataacattataaatcattcaGTATGGAGACGTACGTTAACAGCAGCGGCAGCTTGAAAGAAggtgaatactttttcacacctCTGCATTTATGTTCTAAAATAACCCGGCGTCTCAGATGGTGCCGCATAAATAGAACATACGTTACTGATCCGAGCGGGAACTATCTGTCGGGTTTAACGCTGTTCGGCAGGTCGACCTTGCTCTGCAGCCAGGCGTCGTACTCGTCTGCAGGCATCTTCACTACGTTCCTCCTCACTATCTACAGGAGATACAGAGAGAGGAACAGCAGCACACCCTTAAAATAAACACGCTCAGTCAGTTTATCTACAGTAACTGCTTCGTTTATCTGCTACACCTTCCTTACAGGTGCACATTGTAGGATTACCGTTCCTGACGGAAGTCCGTCTGCCCCCCGTAGTCCCCTGCATCTCATCCTCATGGAACAGGACCACACAGGAaccactttaaataaaagcagctaaatacaggaacatccttAAACTGACCGAGGTGACAGTTGACCCTTTAACAGACGAAACAACACAGGCGTGGTCTCAGGGCAGGACTCCGAATGTCCTCGAGTGGCCCAGACTCTGTAAAGATATCTGATAGAGTTTGAAAGGCTCTGCCATGAAGaacaaagcttgtagagacgcATCCAAACGACCTACAGGTGTAATCGCTGCCAAAGGAGCGTCTACAGAGTTTATAAAGAattaaagggtctgaatacttttctaAGTGtcagagatttcagtttttgatgTTTAATTGTAAATATAGTCAAAGCAATTcattgtgtgtgttacctgagtgCATAAATGAGTGTATCcgagtactgtgtgtgtgtactaaatgtattaatgtgtgtatcttagtgtgtttatgtatgtacatCTCAGAGTgtttgtgcaagtgtgtgtgtgagtgtgtgtgtgtgtgtgtgtgtaggggaaGGGGGCCAAACTTTCCCAGTGAAACCAGTTTGCTCAGTTTGCATTCAGGCAAACCACAAGTTTCCTTGTGTAAGCTTCTGGCGCCGCCTTGTGGCGAAGCGATAAAATTACAATTCAGCCCTTTTTATCCCACCATTACAATTCCTCTGCTGCTTGCACTACCCCCCTGCTGGCCGAAGagggctgcagactagcacccaCCAGCAGTCAATTCTCACAGTTACACTATGCCCCAGGTCTTCCTTCATTGCTCGTACTGGTACCTGGACCAGACAGCAGGAATCACTGTTTTAGCACCAGTGAGATGAAACCCAATCCAACCTTCACTTGCTCAgacactgctttattctgagcACCCAGGACAGCCAGGTCGGTAGTACAAGTGAGACTCGGACTCTCTAGGTGTGCCACACACACTACTAAGGtgcagtttggaacacagcctttATTAACATCAATCTTTACTCAAAAATCACTCACAAGATTCCACACAATTCACACACGTGCACTTGTAAGTGTTAAGACTGACCTCAATAGCCACACACAGGTCGGGGCAGCAGAGCTCCCAGGGTGGAAGTGTGTTCAGGACCCTGAGGAAAGTCTGTGGTCGGATACGCAGCGTTTCCTCCTGAGTAAAATGGTTCAGCTTGTCTAACACACACTGCAACTTCCTGCTGGAGTGTGTGAGATCACTGCTGGTGAGACTGCTGATTAACGACGagagcctacacacacacacacacacagggataaacatacattacatggacaaaagtattgggacagccTTTCTAAtaatgaattcatgtgttttaggcaCAGCAGTAACTAACAGCAAATCAATATAAtgtgtgcaataataataatattagtattataattTTCTCTACTGTGATAATACATTCAATagtacatataataatatattcacctgtatatcttgttcataccactgcctgtatcctgtaaataatgtatatcgtagatactgtacatcctgcacttgctgcttattgcacttctggttagatgctaaactgcatttcgttgccttgtgcttgtacatgtataatgacaaagttgaatctaatctaatctaatctaatctaatactGAGTACGGTGTTCTGTTTTGCACCATTCAAACCCTGCGTATATATCCACATGACCACGTAAATAATCTATATTTCATGTATAACAATGACAATTAAGTCtatctttatctttaaatcaATAATCTGGGTTCTAACCCATTTTAAAGTGGAAGCAGTGAGCATGTGTACCCAGATtagccttatttatttaatattttaatgtggCCTTGTTTATTTTACACAGACCAGTGGGTGCTGTACGGTGTTCCTGGGGTGTCTTCAGTCCCCCGTACTCCTGATTTTAAGGTCACACCCATCACTGTGGCGGAGAAACATCTGCAGAGGAACACAATGGACAAACCTGGGGTGTATTTGGTTCATGCAGCAGGACAGAgattaaaaatacttttaagaATTAAAAATACTGCATACAAGCAACACAAAATCCAACAGACACAGAAACAGTTTATTTCCGAATGCTATTAAACTTATTAATAACTAGAGCTGACCTGTTTACATGCCACGCTGCACTTCACACATACTGTATTACACTGTCATTTCATTTCTAATGTTTATTACTCATTGTGTGTATCTAAGAGTAGGTATGTGAGTATGAgtacgtgtgtgtacaggtataaaagtgtatgtgtatgtactaAATGTATTAGTGTGCAGGTCAGtgtttatgagtgtgtatgtgtttgcttTCACTGAGGAAAGTTTgcccaataacacacacacacacacacacacacacacacacacacacacacacacacacacacagcacaatttgaagtcattaaaacTTCAAGTTTTGTGCTGTAAGCTTCTGGCGCCGCCTTGTGGCAAAGCGATAAAATTACATCCCAGTCTTGGtgagctttttttcttttatttcttttgaaaTTAATAAAATTCACGACGAAAACACAATTTTCTAACCTCATTTtcgtatttatttttgtgtatatGCAAACTTTTGCCTAGCAGGTTAAAATGTGTGCAATATTAGTTTagtctgtatactgtaatgtacatTGTAGAGAGCTACCAACAGCCGGAAGCCAATTTTATATGTGTGTCTAAATCCGGACATCGTCCagcacaataaaaacacaataatcagAAAGGGGGGCGATTACTTTCTCACAGACATATTAGTTTTACCTGGTACTGCGATTAAGAGCGTCCGATAAATTCTGTCTCAGTTCTACTGCTCTCGCTTCAAACGTCGTCTTCATCTTGTCCAGCACGGCCTCCTTCCTGAGGCTGGACAGCGAGGATTCAGAGGGACGCTCAGGCTGGGAACTGGTcatgatgaaacacaaacaacaacaaataatgaTTCTCACAAAGATTTACAAAACATCAGCAAACCAACTAGAACTACAGCAATgaattataaacatttattatacaatatataGACAAAGGTATTGGGACGCCTCTTCTGattattgaatttatgtgtttcagccagaacagttactaacagctgtaataaaataatgacaaaGAAAATGATGTGCttttgactttgcagcaacagtttagggaaggcccttgaTTGTGTCCCTGTGCCCCCACCACGCATCATATAAACTGTCTGAACGCTCAGCTGTGTCTTCAAGTGGCCTCAGAAATGCTGGATGACTGTTAGCATAAAGGTTTAAAGTTTGTACTTCAGACTTCTGACCATCACGGTTTGTGTTTGTGGTAAATCTCACCTTCCTGGTTGGTGTGACTCTATCTTCTCTGTATCGGTGTCGTTCTGACTGGGAACTGCAGCTCTGACTGCCATAAAGCTGGAAAtggaataaacacacacacacacacacacacacacattaattgtTACCAAAAGCTTTaggctggtcagggtcatgatgggtcCAGTGCAAACGCTGAGCTTAGGGTAAGACCACACCCTGGACATGCTGCCAACCAATCACTGGGCATCACTGACTCacaaattcactcactcacacctaacAACAGTTTCTCTGGTTCTGCAAGGTGTGAGAAAAACAAAGTACCTGGAGAATACGTGCATGGACACACTGAGGAAACACGGTGTGAGAACACAGTAAGAGAACATGGTGAGAACAGTGAGAACATTGTAAGAACATGGTGGAAGCACGGTGAGGgaacacggtgagaacatggtGAGGACTCAGTGAACACGGTGGGAACACAGTAAGGTAACATGGTGAGGGATCACGGTGAGGAAACACAATGAGGGAACACAGCAAGAACATGGTAGGAACACTGTGAGAACACAGTGAAAACATGGTAGGAACACAGTAAGAGAACTTCGTGAGAACATTGTGGGAACACGGTGAAAACACAGTGATGGAACACGGTGAGGGAACACGGTGAGGgaacacagtgagaacatggTAGGAACACTGTGAGAACACAGTGAAAACATGGTAGGAACACAGTAAGAGAACTTCGTGAGAACATTGTGGGAACACTGTGAAAACACGGTGAGGGAACACGGTGAGGGATCATAGTGAGGgaacacagtgagaacatggTAGGAACACAGTAAGAGAACTTGGTGAGAACATTGTGGGAACACTGTGAAAACATGGTGAGGGATCGTAGTAAGGGATCACAGTGAGAACATGGTAAGAAGATGGTGGGAACATGGTGAACATGaaggaacacagggagaacattgtaagaacacagtgagaacatggtgagaacatgcagaaaCGCCCATGCTCAGCTGACGGACGTGACTCTCTAACCCACGTCTCTAAGAACCATGTTGATGTGCATCACCCACCCCAACACCCTCTCCCAGCTGCTCCTCCATACCGCACCTCCCACCGCCCGGTATCCGAGTGAATTTGGatgcactgtgaccctgaccaggatgaagtggttcaTGAGAACGCATGAATGTGCTGTGTTGTGGTGAGGAGGGATGTGATGTTTACCCGACCGTGTGTGGATCAGAACTGTCGTCCAAGCGTGATCCATAAAGCTCCTTATGAACGCTCTGGTGGACCTCGTCCAGCAACTTCTGCAGGTctgaaacatacacacacacacacacacacacacacacacacacacacacacacacacacacacacacacaggggacaaaagtattgggacactgcttctattattacatttatgtgtttcagccacaacagttgctaacaggtgtaattaataaattatatatataaaggactttaaatgcttccagctttgcagcaacagtttagggaaggccctttcctgttccagtatgactgtgacTAAAAGCAAGGCTAAACTGCTCTATAGATGTACATGCTCCTGTTCTGCATTCCCACCACAAAACAATTAATCCTGAAGCTGTTTACAACAAAACTAACCAATGGTGGTCAATTATTggcttttaaataataaatctgcATCCCTAGAGTACTTCTGCCTTCTGCCGTACACACCTCGACCCTGTCCAGGCTAAAGACGTTAACTAAAAATCGAGAGTTTAGAAACCACACTATAAAAGTGAAGCTACATCTCCCTCTGCTGGTCAAAATCTGTAACTTCAGCTCTGTCATTCTGATCGGTTCGTCCAAAATATCACAATCAAGttgctgtttgtgtgtttttaaccTCGCAGATtgtaatatgtttaaaacacactCAAGAGATTTtagaaaaacacatttattttaagtttatttgGACAAAGAAATGAGGAACAGTTGTAGAAACCATGGAAATCCCCCTATAACAGCATGTAAACCTTTAACTGTAATACAGAAGCTTTATGACGTTTCTCAGATGATAAATGAGCTAATAAAATACTGCGATCCGATTGGTGTGGAATAATTAACCGGGTCAGTCCTGTGTGACGTACATTTAGAAACCGGAGGATCCGCCTCAGACATGATGACACTTGTCGACTCGCTCTCTTCAGTGGAAACAGTGACATCACAAGATGACATGTTGCCTAGCGACGATGCGGTACCCATGGATGATGAGGATGTTACACCGAGGGTGAAAGACTTTTGGGTCGAAGAGGCCAGACGAGCCACCCTGAACACAGACCgcagagactgagagagacgaGAGAGAAAAAACTCAATCTGTTCATCTTCTGCTTTATCtattaatccattcatccatccatccatctatgcaACTGTCCAGTCGTCCATCCGTCTAGCCCATCTATTCATGCATCCATACATCCACAAACcaatccatccaaccacccatccatacaaaccatccgtccatccatttatACAATCCATCCCTACTTCCAAaccatccatctgtttatctacactATCAACAACCATTCAAAGCGTCCATCCAAACTGTCCATCCAAACCGTCCATCCGTTCATTCAAAGCGTCCATCCAAagcgtccatccatccaaagtGTCCATCCAAACTGTCCATCCAAACCGTCCATCCGTTCATTCAAACCGTCCATCCAAACCGTCCATCCGTTCCTCTATCCAAACCGTCCATCTGTTCATTCAaaccatccatcagtccatcaaAACCATTCATCCGTCTGTCTATTTAtgcaaaccatccatccatcagaccAAACCATTCATCCAAACAGTCCATCCGTTCCTCCATCCCAACCACCCATCCGTCAGTCCAAAccttccctccatccatccatccaaaccatccatccatccatccaaaccatccctccatccatccatccaaaccttccctccatccatccatccatccaaaccttccctccatccatccatccatccatccatccaaaccatccatccaaaccatccctccatccatccatccatccatccaaaccatccatccatccatctatccaaaccttccctccatccatccatccatccatccatccaaaccttccctccatccatccatccatccaaaccatccatccatccatccatccaaaccttccctccatccatccatccatccaaaccatccatccatccatccatccaaaccatccatccatccatccaaatggTCCATCCAAACCATCCCTCCGTGCAaaccatccatccgtccatacACAAACCAATCTATCCAGCTACTTGTATCAACTACCTTGGGTGGAGAAATAAAGCGTTCCCACTCGGTCTGAATCACCTTCTCTCTGTTCTGAGTTTTCAGAGTAGATCTACTCCTGCCTGAATATCTTGAAGatcaacaaagaaagaaagagaaagagtttTTGGACATCCACCATGAAACATTCCACCCAAAATCACCGATAGTAATTTGGTGTTCATATATCAGTGAAACTAGGTACTTAGCATCCCAGCAGGAAGCCACTGGTCCAAAACCTCCAGACCGGTCCAGACTGAGAGACTCCAGAAGCCAACACAGACAGCACAGCTGGCGATACACACACGCCCTACAGGAACAGAGAAC from Trichomycterus rosablanca isolate fTriRos1 chromosome 21, fTriRos1.hap1, whole genome shotgun sequence encodes the following:
- the LOC134335549 gene encoding coiled-coil domain-containing protein 60-like isoform X3, yielding MSKTLQHCPVLDLGQFLKIKAVHKNPNREPDVWQNFHQRHQTRCGDGEEKRRPEPENVQNSPPRWLQIQNRGDTDALRRHLRRSRKLVSAVKRGCSYYQLLQEQEEQKTERRRKKEERRCGELRPPSSVSDSDTDDEDEMSADGRGSSSLSRRSRKRRSQTPRPFTPVHQSLASDQPQGLPEACVYRQLCCLCWLLESLSLDRSGGFGPVASCWDAKYSGRSRSTLKTQNREKVIQTEWERFISPPKSLRSVFRVARLASSTQKSFTLGVTSSSSMGTASSLGNMSSCDVTVSTEESESTSVIMSEADPPVSKYLQKLLDEVHQSVHKELYGSRLDDSSDPHTVGFMAVRAAVPSQNDTDTEKIESHQPGSSQPERPSESSLSSLRKEAVLDKMKTTFEARAVELRQNLSDALNRSTRCFSATVMGVTLKSGVRGTEDTPGTPYSTHWLSSLISSLTSSDLTHSSRKLQCVLDKLNHFTQEETLRIRPQTFLRVLNTLPPWELCCPDLCVAIEGQLSPRSV
- the LOC134335549 gene encoding coiled-coil domain-containing protein 60-like isoform X2 gives rise to the protein MSKTLQHCPVLDLGQFLKIKAVHKNPNREPDVWQNFHQRHQTRCGDGEEKRRPEPENVQNSPPRWLQIQNRGDTDALRRHLRRSRKLVSAVKRGCSYYQLLQEQEEQKTERRRKKEERRCGELRPPSSVSDSDTDDEDEMSADGRGSSSLSRRSRKRRSQTPRPFTPVHQSLASDQPQGLPEACVYRQLCCLCWLLESLSLDRSGGFGPVASCWDAKYSGRSRSTLKTQNREKVIQTEWERFISPPKSLRSVFRVARLASSTQKSFTLGVTSSSSMGTASSLGNMSSCDVTVSTEESESTSVIMSEADPPVSKYLQKLLDEVHQSVHKELYGSRLDDSSDPHTVGFMAVRAAVPSQNDTDTEKIESHQPGSSQPERPSESSLSSLRKEAVLDKMKTTFEARAVELRQNLSDALNRSTRCFSATVMGVTLKSGVRGTEDTPGTPYSTHWLSSLISSLTSSDLTHSSRKLQCVLDKLNHFTQEETLRIRPQTFLRVLNTLPPWELCCPDLCVAIEGVLLFLSLYLL
- the LOC134335549 gene encoding coiled-coil domain-containing protein 60-like isoform X1, which translates into the protein MSKTLQHCPVLDLGQFLKIKAVHKNPNREPDVWQNFHQRHQTRCGDGEEKRRPEPENVQNSPPRWLQIQNRGDTDALRRHLRRSRKLVSAVKRGCSYYQLLQEQEEQKTERRRKKEERRCGELRPPSSVSDSDTDDEDEMSADGRGSSSLSRRSRKRRSQTPRPFTPVHQSLASDQPQGLPEACVYRQLCCLCWLLESLSLDRSGGFGPVASCWDAKYSGRSRSTLKTQNREKVIQTEWERFISPPKSLRSVFRVARLASSTQKSFTLGVTSSSSMGTASSLGNMSSCDVTVSTEESESTSVIMSEADPPVSKYLQKLLDEVHQSVHKELYGSRLDDSSDPHTVGFMAVRAAVPSQNDTDTEKIESHQPGSSQPERPSESSLSSLRKEAVLDKMKTTFEARAVELRQNLSDALNRSTRCFSATVMGVTLKSGVRGTEDTPGTPYSTHWLSSLISSLTSSDLTHSSRKLQCVLDKLNHFTQEETLRIRPQTFLRVLNTLPPWELCCPDLCVAIEIVRRNVVKMPADEYDAWLQSKVDLPNSVKPDR